One Propionispora hippei DSM 15287 genomic region harbors:
- a CDS encoding FtsK/SpoIIIE family DNA translocase, translating to MPKLSDLKPETRYELLGILLFTAGVLAFISLAGLHTGPFGLFMAKVQRYMFGIGALALPVVLVAIGSRYVWTQMAIDFSLKFWGLSFLYVLALTIFHHFKIPPGQEILPESLVAGGGLLGGMLLFFLRKLLGTDGSLVVLIGLAVCAIIGTTTWSLQRTLWLAKQKAGDSLDSAREAIAAARETLVEKMVRTDEEEPAAVSAGKYNARSRSFYNQEQDVFKLSRQDTPVTPEPVMNFAPDEPVMEIKSEKREITRYSLPPLSILKRVVKTKQPKPSKEITDNAQILINTLDSFGVSARMINTCQGPAVTRYELEPAPGVKVSKIVGLADDLALKLAATGVRIEAPIPGKAAIGIEVPNKDIAGVHLREVLESEEIKKASSKLTVALGKDIAGQAIWADLAKMPHLLVAGATGSGKSVCINTLITSILFRTTPSEVKFILIDPKVVELSNYNGIPHLMTPVVTDAKKAASSLNWAVQEMERRYAVFATAGVRDIGRYNETVDGEGLPLIVIIIDELADLMMAAPVDVEDAICRLAQKARAAGLHLVLATQRPSVDVITGTIKANVPSRISFAVSSQIDSRTILDMAGAEKLLGKGDMLFYPVGAPKPLRVQGAFISDGEVEELVDYIKRQAEPEYTEGITTCEGQQAGVEKEQATLTDELLEEAVRMVLETGQASVSMLQRKFRIGYTRAARLIDTMEEMRIVGPNMGSKAREILMTSDQIYARYFNQENQ from the coding sequence TTGCCTAAACTCTCAGACTTGAAACCAGAAACAAGATACGAGTTACTGGGTATTTTGCTGTTCACCGCAGGAGTGCTGGCCTTCATCAGTCTTGCCGGCTTACATACAGGACCGTTCGGTTTGTTTATGGCAAAAGTCCAGCGTTATATGTTTGGCATCGGAGCCTTGGCTTTGCCGGTGGTGCTGGTGGCAATCGGGTCCCGTTATGTCTGGACGCAAATGGCAATCGACTTTTCTTTGAAGTTTTGGGGATTGTCGTTTTTATATGTACTGGCCTTAACGATTTTTCATCATTTTAAAATTCCGCCGGGACAGGAAATATTGCCGGAGAGCCTGGTGGCCGGCGGTGGCCTGCTGGGCGGAATGCTGCTGTTTTTTTTGCGGAAGCTGTTGGGGACGGACGGCTCGCTGGTGGTCTTGATCGGTCTGGCCGTTTGTGCCATTATTGGTACAACTACCTGGTCGTTGCAGCGGACCCTATGGCTTGCCAAACAGAAGGCCGGTGACAGTCTGGATAGCGCCCGGGAAGCCATTGCCGCTGCCAGGGAAACCCTTGTGGAAAAAATGGTCCGGACTGATGAGGAAGAACCGGCGGCAGTCAGCGCCGGGAAATATAACGCTCGCTCCCGGTCTTTTTACAATCAGGAACAGGATGTCTTTAAACTGTCCCGCCAGGATACTCCGGTCACACCGGAGCCTGTTATGAATTTTGCGCCGGACGAACCGGTGATGGAGATAAAAAGCGAGAAACGGGAAATTACTAGATATAGCCTGCCGCCGCTGTCTATACTAAAACGGGTGGTTAAAACCAAACAACCCAAGCCCTCCAAAGAAATCACCGATAATGCGCAAATTCTGATTAATACACTGGATAGTTTTGGCGTAAGCGCCAGAATGATCAATACCTGTCAGGGGCCGGCGGTCACCCGCTACGAACTGGAGCCGGCGCCCGGCGTCAAAGTAAGCAAAATTGTCGGCCTGGCTGACGATCTCGCTCTGAAACTGGCGGCTACAGGAGTCCGTATTGAGGCGCCGATCCCGGGCAAAGCGGCAATCGGCATTGAAGTGCCGAATAAGGATATTGCCGGTGTCCATTTGCGGGAGGTCCTGGAAAGCGAGGAAATTAAAAAGGCGTCATCCAAATTGACTGTGGCACTGGGCAAGGATATTGCCGGACAGGCGATCTGGGCCGATCTGGCGAAGATGCCCCACCTCCTGGTGGCGGGCGCTACCGGCTCCGGTAAGAGCGTGTGTATTAACACGTTGATAACCAGCATTCTGTTCCGGACAACACCCTCGGAGGTCAAGTTTATTTTAATTGATCCCAAAGTGGTGGAACTGTCCAATTATAACGGTATACCACATCTGATGACGCCGGTGGTGACTGATGCCAAAAAGGCGGCTTCCTCCCTGAACTGGGCGGTGCAGGAGATGGAACGGCGATATGCCGTATTTGCCACTGCCGGGGTACGGGATATCGGACGCTACAATGAAACGGTTGACGGCGAGGGTCTGCCGCTGATTGTGATTATCATTGACGAATTGGCGGATTTGATGATGGCTGCTCCGGTCGATGTGGAGGATGCCATCTGCCGTCTGGCCCAAAAAGCACGGGCTGCCGGACTGCATTTGGTGCTGGCGACCCAGCGGCCCTCGGTCGATGTTATTACCGGCACCATCAAGGCGAACGTACCTTCCCGGATTTCCTTCGCCGTGTCTTCTCAGATTGATTCCCGGACTATCCTGGATATGGCCGGTGCCGAGAAACTGCTGGGCAAAGGCGATATGCTGTTTTACCCGGTTGGTGCCCCGAAACCGCTTAGAGTGCAGGGGGCCTTCATTTCCGATGGTGAAGTGGAAGAACTGGTAGACTATATTAAACGGCAGGCTGAACCGGAGTATACGGAAGGAATTACCACTTGTGAGGGGCAACAGGCCGGCGTTGAGAAAGAACAGGCAACGCTGACGGATGAGTTGCTGGAAGAAGCCGTCCGGATGGTGTTGGAAACAGGCCAGGCTTCCGTGTCCATGCTGCAGCGGAAATTCCGTATCGGCTACACCCGGGCGGCTCGCCTGATCGACACGATGGAGGAAATGCGCATTGTAGGACCGAATATGGGCAGCAAAGCCCGTGAAATTTTAATGACTTCCGATCAAATTTATGCACGTTACTTTAATCAGGAAAATCAATAG
- a CDS encoding YgiQ family radical SAM protein, protein MKENFLPISMDEIRKRGWSELDFILVSGDAYVDHPSFGPAIIGRLLEKHGFKVGIIAQPDWRSTTDFKKLGKPRLGFLVTAGNLDSMLNKFTAAKKYRSSDSYSPGGAAGRRPERATIVYCNRIRELSKTVPLIIGGIEASLRRFSHYDYWSDQVRRSILVDCRADLLIYGMGEKQVIEIARQLEQGLAVKDIRDVRGTCYRTENLDHLWDYCEIPGHEAVSTDKKRFAAAFKTQYQEQDPIRGKTLVQPCSEQYVVQNPPALPLSAVEMDEIYDLPYQRTWHPAYDAAGGVPAIQEVKFSIVSHRGCFGGCSFCAIVSHQGRIIQSRSRESILAEAKAIIALPDFKGYIHDVGGPTANFRLPSCRHQAERGTCKGRQCLHPFPCKEIQSDHSEYLDLLRDLRKLPGVKKVFIRSGLRYDYLMTGNNKEFLRELCEHHVSGQLKIAPEHISTKVTRLMGKADKSVYLAFMRAYQKMNQELGKEQYLVPYFMSSHPGAGLKEAVELAEFIRDLGYHPEQVQDFIPSPGSLSTCMYYTGLHPLTGEAVYVAKDPHEKKLQRVLLQYRDPKNYALVHEALVKAQRQDLIGYDPKCLIRPPRPATARNKPAISGSNGRSLRSGSPATHRKKTGKQQSRK, encoded by the coding sequence ATGAAGGAAAATTTTCTGCCGATTTCAATGGATGAGATAAGAAAACGTGGCTGGTCAGAGCTTGACTTTATTTTGGTATCCGGCGACGCCTATGTTGATCATCCCAGCTTTGGGCCGGCTATTATCGGGCGGCTGCTGGAAAAGCATGGCTTTAAAGTAGGCATTATCGCCCAGCCTGACTGGCGCTCCACTACCGATTTTAAAAAATTGGGCAAACCGCGGCTGGGTTTTTTGGTTACGGCCGGTAATCTGGATTCCATGCTGAATAAGTTTACCGCTGCCAAGAAATACCGCAGCAGCGATTCCTATTCACCGGGGGGAGCAGCCGGGCGGCGGCCGGAACGGGCTACCATCGTATACTGCAATCGCATCCGTGAGCTGTCCAAGACAGTGCCGCTCATTATCGGCGGCATCGAAGCCAGTCTAAGACGGTTCAGCCATTACGACTATTGGTCGGATCAGGTGCGGCGCTCCATTCTGGTGGACTGCCGGGCCGATCTGCTGATCTATGGCATGGGTGAAAAACAGGTGATTGAGATTGCCCGCCAGTTGGAGCAGGGGTTGGCGGTCAAAGATATCCGTGATGTCCGGGGTACCTGTTATCGTACCGAAAACCTGGACCATCTGTGGGATTATTGTGAAATCCCGGGGCACGAGGCAGTCAGCACGGATAAGAAGCGCTTTGCCGCCGCCTTTAAAACCCAGTACCAGGAGCAGGATCCTATCCGGGGCAAGACGCTGGTCCAACCCTGCAGCGAGCAGTATGTTGTGCAAAACCCGCCGGCTCTGCCATTGTCCGCTGTCGAAATGGACGAAATTTATGATTTGCCGTATCAGCGCACCTGGCATCCGGCTTATGATGCGGCAGGCGGCGTACCGGCCATTCAGGAAGTAAAATTCAGTATTGTCAGCCACCGCGGCTGTTTCGGCGGCTGTTCGTTCTGTGCCATTGTTTCTCATCAGGGACGTATCATTCAAAGCCGTAGCCGGGAGTCCATTCTGGCTGAGGCGAAAGCGATTATTGCGTTGCCTGATTTCAAAGGCTACATTCACGATGTGGGCGGCCCGACAGCCAACTTCCGGCTGCCTTCCTGCCGTCATCAGGCCGAGCGGGGAACCTGCAAAGGCCGCCAGTGTCTGCATCCTTTCCCCTGTAAGGAAATTCAGTCCGATCATTCCGAGTATTTGGATCTGCTAAGGGATTTACGAAAGCTGCCGGGGGTAAAAAAGGTATTTATCCGTTCCGGTCTGCGTTATGATTACTTAATGACAGGCAATAATAAAGAATTCTTGCGCGAATTATGCGAACATCATGTCAGCGGGCAACTGAAAATCGCGCCAGAGCACATTTCAACCAAGGTGACCCGCCTGATGGGCAAGGCTGATAAATCAGTCTATCTGGCGTTTATGCGGGCCTATCAGAAAATGAATCAGGAACTGGGGAAAGAGCAGTATCTGGTGCCTTACTTTATGTCCAGCCATCCCGGCGCAGGCTTGAAGGAAGCGGTAGAACTGGCTGAATTTATCCGCGACCTGGGATATCATCCGGAACAGGTGCAGGATTTTATTCCTTCGCCGGGCAGTTTGTCCACTTGTATGTATTATACCGGTCTCCATCCATTGACCGGCGAAGCGGTCTATGTGGCCAAAGACCCCCATGAGAAAAAACTGCAGCGCGTACTGCTGCAGTATCGGGACCCTAAAAATTACGCACTTGTTCATGAAGCGCTGGTCAAAGCCCAGCGGCAGGACTTGATCGGTTATGACCCTAAGTGTCTGATCCGGCCGCCTCGTCCGGCGACCGCTAGAAACAAGCCGGCCATTTCGGGATCGAACGGCCGTTCACTTCGTTCCGGCAGTCCGGCGACCCACCGTAAGAAAACGGGAAAGCAGCAATCCCGCAAATAA
- a CDS encoding ABC transporter substrate-binding protein translates to MRRYLSVLFVSYLLIIAVVSGSTYLTGQAGKQQAKDIKSITVYTSLPLEQIEPLAQDFEKSQEIRVNIVPLSEADLLVRANSQKEKPQADLILANRALLEQAKAANLLMPYTSEQLDIIPARFIDKDNFWTGIWYDPIVFVANQDFLKKMPQPPAKWSDLTKVNTVRVGITDFLASESSANLLYTLMSNQGEQQTLTFLKQLHPQIVQYAKFLATPVRMAGLGEVDIAIAVQSEAMRYLKDSFPLTIIHPEEGTAYLLTGAGLVNGAPQQAEAKLFINWLTQDNAQAALQRNKLYFVPTNPEIPAYKSYDTKNLKLLENKLVNQDQQKQLLDKWVQTVRLNTKQ, encoded by the coding sequence ATGCGACGTTATCTATCGGTCCTGTTTGTTTCCTATCTGCTGATTATCGCCGTAGTATCGGGCAGTACCTATCTGACCGGACAGGCCGGTAAACAACAGGCCAAAGATATCAAAAGTATTACCGTATATACTTCCTTACCACTGGAGCAGATAGAGCCGCTTGCGCAGGACTTTGAAAAATCACAGGAAATACGAGTCAACATCGTGCCGCTGTCCGAGGCCGATCTGTTAGTGCGGGCAAACAGCCAGAAAGAGAAGCCCCAGGCCGATCTGATTTTGGCGAACCGAGCACTATTAGAGCAGGCTAAGGCAGCCAATTTGTTGATGCCATATACATCGGAGCAGTTGGATATTATTCCGGCCCGGTTCATTGACAAGGATAATTTTTGGACAGGTATCTGGTACGATCCCATCGTATTTGTCGCAAACCAGGATTTTTTGAAAAAAATGCCTCAGCCTCCGGCTAAGTGGTCCGATTTAACCAAGGTCAACACTGTCCGGGTGGGCATAACGGATTTTCTGGCCTCAGAATCATCGGCCAACCTGCTGTATACGCTGATGTCCAATCAAGGTGAGCAGCAGACCTTAACCTTTTTGAAGCAGCTTCATCCACAAATCGTTCAATATGCCAAATTCTTAGCTACACCGGTGCGTATGGCCGGGCTGGGTGAAGTGGATATTGCCATTGCGGTGCAAAGCGAAGCCATGCGCTATCTAAAAGACAGTTTTCCTCTAACCATTATTCATCCGGAAGAGGGGACGGCTTATTTGCTGACCGGTGCCGGGCTGGTTAATGGCGCGCCACAGCAGGCAGAAGCCAAGCTGTTTATCAACTGGCTGACGCAGGACAATGCTCAGGCCGCTTTGCAAAGAAACAAACTGTATTTTGTACCTACCAATCCGGAAATTCCGGCTTATAAAAGCTATGATACCAAGAATCTAAAACTGCTGGAAAACAAGCTGGTAAATCAGGACCAGCAGAAACAGCTCTTGGATAAATGGGTGCAAACCGTGCGTTTGAATACAAAACAATAA
- a CDS encoding helix-turn-helix domain-containing protein: protein MQQVGDILRSEREKKGLTVKDIESATSIRALYIQAIEDGEFKVIPGEVYLKGFIRNYANYLGLNGQEMVDLYRQSQAPASVTPETAAEVKAATTPSPSADTEPKKTKSSYTWVVIPLVAVCLLGAVWWFIGGEGKPESQPLPDAPKQSQSAPAKPAPAAPVTPAAPVPQTAPVMVTAQFSDECWLTVIADGKEIFEGIPKAGESMSWQAQKTLVVKLGNAGGVDWVYNGQPVGKLGKKGEVVTKTFAAKQ from the coding sequence ATGCAGCAAGTGGGGGATATATTACGCTCCGAACGCGAAAAAAAGGGGCTGACGGTTAAGGACATTGAGTCGGCAACCAGTATCAGGGCGTTGTATATACAGGCAATTGAAGACGGGGAGTTCAAGGTCATTCCCGGTGAGGTCTATCTAAAGGGGTTCATTCGCAATTATGCTAATTATTTGGGATTAAACGGTCAGGAAATGGTTGACTTATACCGGCAAAGTCAGGCTCCGGCCAGCGTGACGCCGGAAACGGCCGCGGAAGTGAAAGCGGCGACCACCCCTTCGCCCTCGGCTGATACTGAGCCGAAAAAGACCAAGTCCTCGTATACCTGGGTTGTGATTCCGCTGGTGGCCGTTTGCCTGCTTGGTGCCGTGTGGTGGTTTATCGGCGGCGAGGGAAAGCCGGAAAGTCAGCCGCTGCCGGATGCCCCTAAGCAATCCCAGTCGGCGCCGGCTAAGCCGGCACCCGCCGCGCCTGTCACACCGGCCGCTCCGGTGCCGCAAACCGCTCCCGTTATGGTGACGGCTCAGTTTTCTGACGAATGCTGGCTGACAGTCATTGCCGACGGTAAGGAAATCTTTGAAGGTATTCCTAAAGCCGGCGAGTCAATGAGCTGGCAGGCACAAAAGACTTTGGTCGTAAAATTAGGCAACGCCGGCGGTGTAGATTGGGTATATAACGGCCAGCCGGTGGGGAAACTTGGGAAAAAGGGTGAAGTGGTGACTAAGACGTTTGCCGCTAAACAATAA
- a CDS encoding DEAD/DEAH box helicase, translating to MKDNNGLFGDIQLSKKLYSAVAEMGFEEPSPIQSKTIPLVLEGHDVIGQAQTGTGKTAAFGIPIMERITDSRQIQALVLTPTRELAIQVSEELAKIGKFRRIKTLPIYGGQSIDRQIRALHFGVQVVIGTPGRLLDHIRRNTIKLNSVKMLVLDEADEMLDMGFVDDIEAILQNIPAEDRQTLLFSATMPKPIATLAAKYMKTPKTVTISKEQLTVPLIDQIYYETRDKLDGLCRVLDLEDADKLIIFCRTKRGVDDLVASLQGRGFMADGLHGDLSQSQRDKVMKKFRDGKLEILIATDVAARGLDIDHVTHVINYDIPQDHESYVHRIGRTGRAGKKGIAITFIGPREYRQLKLIENLAKTRIIRKQLPSPADVLERQRDLLKGRINRMVEQGGFSDYHTIVSELATDYDPLDIAAAALKLFQEGFKEKPDSEDSTPNFANTGGQPGMVRLFINAGKAQKIRAEDIVRTIASEADIQGSRIGVINIYEKFTFVEVPEDVAERVISVMHKNTIKGYKVNVEPAKGR from the coding sequence TTGAAAGATAATAATGGTTTATTTGGGGATATTCAATTAAGTAAGAAACTTTACTCCGCCGTTGCGGAGATGGGCTTTGAGGAGCCTTCGCCTATCCAGTCCAAAACCATACCGTTGGTTTTGGAGGGACATGATGTCATTGGTCAGGCTCAGACAGGCACCGGCAAAACAGCCGCTTTCGGCATACCCATAATGGAACGGATTACCGACAGCCGGCAAATTCAGGCGCTGGTGCTTACTCCCACCCGCGAACTAGCCATCCAGGTATCGGAGGAGCTGGCCAAGATTGGCAAATTCCGCCGCATAAAAACGCTGCCCATTTATGGCGGCCAGTCAATTGACCGGCAAATCCGGGCCTTGCACTTTGGCGTGCAGGTGGTTATCGGCACCCCAGGCCGTCTGCTTGACCACATCCGCCGCAATACTATCAAGCTGAACTCCGTAAAAATGCTGGTGCTGGATGAAGCCGATGAAATGCTGGATATGGGCTTTGTCGATGACATTGAAGCCATTTTGCAGAACATTCCTGCCGAAGATCGCCAGACCCTGCTATTTTCCGCCACTATGCCCAAACCGATTGCCACTTTGGCCGCCAAGTATATGAAAACGCCCAAGACGGTTACCATCAGTAAGGAACAGTTGACAGTGCCGCTCATTGATCAGATTTATTATGAAACCAGGGATAAGCTGGACGGTTTGTGCCGGGTTCTCGATCTGGAAGATGCCGACAAACTGATTATCTTTTGCCGGACCAAACGTGGCGTCGATGATCTGGTGGCATCGCTGCAGGGCCGGGGCTTTATGGCTGACGGACTGCACGGCGATTTAAGCCAATCTCAGCGCGACAAGGTTATGAAAAAATTCCGGGACGGCAAACTGGAAATCCTGATTGCCACCGATGTGGCCGCCCGGGGTCTTGACATTGATCATGTGACCCATGTTATTAACTACGATATACCGCAGGACCATGAGTCCTACGTGCACCGGATCGGCCGTACCGGGCGGGCCGGTAAGAAGGGTATAGCCATTACCTTTATCGGCCCCCGCGAGTACCGCCAGTTGAAACTGATCGAGAATCTGGCCAAAACCCGGATTATCCGTAAACAGCTTCCTTCGCCGGCCGATGTGCTGGAACGTCAGAGAGACCTTCTGAAGGGGCGGATCAACCGTATGGTTGAGCAAGGTGGTTTCAGTGACTATCACACTATCGTATCGGAGCTGGCTACCGACTATGATCCGCTGGATATTGCTGCCGCTGCGTTAAAATTATTCCAGGAAGGCTTTAAAGAGAAACCGGACAGTGAGGATTCGACGCCGAATTTCGCCAACACCGGCGGTCAGCCAGGCATGGTGCGGCTGTTTATCAATGCCGGCAAGGCGCAGAAAATACGGGCCGAGGATATTGTACGGACCATTGCCAGCGAAGCCGATATTCAGGGTAGCCGGATCGGCGTGATCAACATTTATGAGAAATTCACCTTTGTCGAGGTGCCGGAGGATGTAGCCGAACGGGTTATTTCGGTTATGCATAAGAACACCATCAAGGGTTATAAAGTGAATGTGGAACCGGCCAAGGGCCGTTAA
- the rimO gene encoding 30S ribosomal protein S12 methylthiotransferase RimO, which produces MLKAGFVSLGCAKNLVDTEVMLGMLSAGQIEIIDEPSEADILIVNTCSFIDSAKEESISTILQMADYKKTGKCRGLIVAGCLGQRYREDLLQELPEVDAIVGTGAWHRINEAVEAVLQGQRVLLVDATNTIYDETMPRINATPFYSAYVKVAEGCSNCCSYCVIPQVRGSFRSRPVESVVGEVRALAARGIKEINLIAQDTTSYGRDLYGKAYLDTLLKELIKIEEIVWIRLLYCYPNYFTDEVIELIATEPKICKYIDLPLQHVHDDILKAMYRKDSRSDLETLLAKLRRRIAGVAIRTSFIVGFPGETEEHFAALKQFMAEQKFDRVGIFTYSREDGTAAAVLPGQVPEEVKEERYHQLMALQCQISEQLNRNLEGQVLDILVESIDEQTPGTIAGRSYREAPDVDGKVFVENAAGVKIGQFIKAKVAQGFTYDVVAEKL; this is translated from the coding sequence ATGCTAAAAGCCGGGTTTGTCAGCCTAGGCTGTGCCAAAAATCTTGTAGATACCGAAGTGATGCTGGGAATGCTGTCGGCCGGACAGATTGAAATTATCGACGAGCCGTCCGAGGCGGATATTTTAATTGTCAACACCTGCAGCTTTATAGACTCAGCCAAGGAAGAGTCGATTTCCACCATCTTACAGATGGCCGACTATAAAAAAACAGGCAAATGTCGCGGGCTAATCGTGGCGGGCTGCCTGGGGCAACGGTACCGGGAAGACCTCTTGCAGGAATTGCCGGAAGTGGATGCCATTGTCGGCACCGGTGCCTGGCACCGGATTAATGAAGCCGTCGAGGCCGTTTTGCAGGGCCAGCGGGTACTGCTGGTGGACGCAACCAATACGATTTACGATGAAACCATGCCGCGAATTAATGCCACCCCCTTTTACAGTGCTTATGTAAAAGTGGCGGAAGGCTGCAGCAACTGCTGTTCCTATTGCGTCATTCCCCAGGTGCGCGGGTCTTTTCGCAGCCGGCCGGTGGAGTCTGTCGTTGGCGAAGTCCGCGCTTTAGCGGCGCGGGGCATTAAGGAGATAAATTTAATTGCCCAGGATACAACCAGCTATGGCCGGGACTTATACGGCAAAGCATATTTGGATACACTATTAAAAGAGCTTATTAAGATTGAGGAGATTGTCTGGATCCGCTTATTGTATTGTTATCCGAACTACTTTACCGATGAAGTGATTGAACTGATTGCAACGGAGCCCAAGATTTGCAAATATATTGATTTGCCGCTGCAGCACGTCCATGACGATATCTTAAAGGCCATGTACCGTAAAGACAGCCGCAGTGATCTGGAAACCTTGCTGGCCAAATTGCGCCGGCGCATTGCCGGTGTGGCCATTCGAACCTCTTTTATTGTCGGTTTTCCCGGCGAGACGGAAGAACATTTTGCGGCGCTGAAGCAGTTTATGGCCGAGCAAAAATTTGACCGGGTCGGCATCTTTACCTATTCACGTGAAGACGGGACGGCTGCTGCCGTGTTGCCCGGACAGGTTCCGGAAGAAGTGAAAGAGGAGCGGTATCATCAGTTAATGGCCTTGCAATGCCAGATTTCGGAGCAATTAAACCGCAATCTGGAAGGACAGGTGCTGGACATTCTGGTGGAAAGCATCGACGAACAGACGCCGGGCACAATAGCAGGACGTTCGTATCGTGAAGCCCCCGATGTGGACGGAAAGGTATTTGTGGAGAATGCCGCCGGTGTAAAGATCGGTCAGTTTATTAAGGCAAAAGTGGCGCAGGGCTTTACGTATGATGTGGTGGCGGAAAAACTGTAA
- a CDS encoding competence/damage-inducible protein A: protein MILEIVTTGTELLLGQIFNTNAPYLAEKLNEMGFDVVYQTTVGDNRERMAHVLQTALERADIVITSGGMGPTQGDITKEVTASLFNRAMYVHEPSLERIRTLFTRRQMAMPQSNERQAMIPEGAIVVDNDWGTAPGVILEDGGKTIINLPGPPRELESMFSHAIAPYLAKRYGGQGTIVSRVLHTYGISESALEERISDYITKQTNPTLALLVRPGGEIIVRLTAKAADKPSATALIAKLEEELRQQIGEYIFGVDGVSLGEVVGKALMERKLKISLAESCTGGLVTSRITDVPGSSSYLLGSVVCYDNSIKISQVGVAEATLREYGAVSYQTALQMAGGIRHRFGSDLGVGITGIAGPGGDTSDKPVGLVYVAIDGPRGSEHYKFNFSGERTYIKERTAYTVLNLIRKYLET from the coding sequence ATGATTCTGGAAATAGTAACTACCGGAACCGAATTATTGCTGGGACAAATTTTCAATACCAATGCGCCTTATCTAGCGGAAAAACTCAATGAAATGGGCTTTGACGTGGTGTACCAGACCACGGTTGGCGATAACCGGGAAAGAATGGCTCACGTTTTACAAACGGCGCTGGAACGGGCCGATATTGTGATCACTTCCGGCGGTATGGGGCCCACGCAGGGTGATATTACGAAAGAAGTGACGGCAAGCCTGTTTAACCGTGCCATGTATGTCCATGAGCCCAGCCTGGAACGCATCCGTACGCTCTTTACCCGTCGCCAGATGGCCATGCCCCAAAGCAATGAACGGCAGGCGATGATCCCCGAAGGAGCCATCGTTGTGGACAATGACTGGGGAACGGCGCCGGGAGTTATTCTGGAAGACGGCGGCAAGACCATTATCAATCTTCCCGGGCCGCCGCGCGAATTGGAAAGCATGTTTTCTCACGCCATTGCTCCTTATCTGGCCAAGCGTTATGGCGGCCAGGGAACCATTGTTTCCCGGGTTCTCCATACATATGGCATCAGTGAATCGGCCCTGGAAGAACGCATCAGCGACTATATCACGAAACAGACCAACCCGACGCTGGCTCTGCTAGTCCGGCCGGGCGGCGAAATTATTGTACGCCTTACGGCTAAAGCGGCGGATAAGCCGTCCGCTACCGCTTTAATTGCCAAATTGGAGGAAGAATTGCGCCAACAGATTGGCGAATATATATTCGGCGTGGACGGCGTGAGTCTGGGCGAGGTTGTCGGCAAGGCTCTCATGGAGCGAAAACTTAAAATCTCTTTAGCCGAATCCTGCACCGGTGGTCTGGTTACCAGCCGGATTACCGACGTGCCTGGTAGTTCAAGCTATCTTTTGGGCTCGGTGGTATGCTATGATAATAGCATAAAAATCTCTCAGGTTGGTGTGGCTGAAGCCACCCTCAGGGAATATGGCGCAGTGAGCTATCAGACGGCCCTCCAGATGGCCGGCGGCATCCGCCACCGGTTTGGCTCTGATCTTGGCGTAGGCATCACTGGCATTGCCGGTCCCGGCGGTGATACCAGCGACAAGCCGGTCGGACTGGTTTATGTGGCCATTGACGGGCCGCGCGGCAGTGAACATTATAAATTCAATTTCAGCGGTGAACGGACGTACATCAAAGAGCGTACGGCCTATACCGTGCTGAATCTGATAAGAAAATATTTAGAAACATAG